From the genome of Bacteroides sp. MSB163, one region includes:
- a CDS encoding biotin--[acetyl-CoA-carboxylase] ligase, which produces MMPCPDMKKEPNLMITPAEFPVPLIILPETDSTNNYLTQLCNEQQSAVREFTTVIAERQTAGKGQRGNSWESEDCRNITFSFVLYPTFIEARRQFILSQIVSLSIKEELDEWTKGISIKWPNDIYWNEKKICGILIENDLSGHHIGRSISGIGVNINQETFQSNAPNPVSLKQITGQEHERYLILANIMRRLKEYYIFLQTDSSDDAVNCITERYARSLFRREGFHRYADADGEFLARLLCVEPDGRFILEDQAGKVRGYLFKEVQYIL; this is translated from the coding sequence ATGATGCCCTGCCCTGATATGAAGAAAGAACCGAATTTGATGATTACTCCCGCAGAGTTTCCTGTCCCACTGATCATATTGCCGGAAACAGACTCTACGAATAACTATTTAACTCAACTTTGCAACGAACAGCAATCCGCTGTCCGAGAGTTCACGACGGTCATAGCCGAGCGCCAGACTGCCGGCAAAGGGCAGCGTGGCAACAGTTGGGAGTCCGAAGATTGCCGGAACATCACATTCAGCTTCGTGCTTTACCCCACTTTCATTGAAGCCCGTCGCCAGTTCATCCTTTCTCAAATCGTCTCCCTTTCCATTAAAGAAGAGTTGGATGAATGGACAAAAGGCATTTCCATCAAATGGCCGAATGACATCTACTGGAACGAAAAGAAGATTTGCGGCATACTGATAGAAAACGACCTCTCCGGACATCACATCGGACGCAGCATTTCCGGCATTGGTGTCAACATAAACCAGGAAACCTTTCAGAGCAATGCTCCCAACCCGGTATCTCTAAAGCAGATCACAGGACAAGAACATGAACGTTATCTGATACTCGCCAACATCATGAGGCGACTCAAAGAATACTATATCTTTCTGCAAACAGACTCTTCGGACGATGCCGTCAACTGTATTACCGAACGATATGCCCGCTCTCTTTTCCGTCGGGAAGGTTTCCACCGCTATGCCGATGCAGACGGTGAATTCCTTGCACGCCTGTTATGCGTAGAACCGGACGGGCGATTTATTCTTGAAGATCAGGCAGGAAAGGTACGCGGATATCTGTTTAAGGAAGTACAATACATTCTTTGA
- a CDS encoding MmcQ/YjbR family DNA-binding protein, translated as MDIETAREYCLAKKAVTECLPFDEYSLVMKVMDKMFVLIDLEGSNKICMKCDPEYAIELREYYSAIEGAYHFNKKYWNQIFLDGDVDDKLIKNLIDHAYEEVLKKFTKKMRTEYDALP; from the coding sequence ATGGATATAGAAACCGCCCGCGAATACTGTCTCGCCAAGAAAGCCGTAACGGAATGTCTTCCGTTCGACGAGTATTCACTTGTGATGAAAGTGATGGATAAGATGTTTGTACTGATTGACTTGGAAGGCTCTAACAAAATCTGTATGAAGTGTGATCCTGAGTATGCAATAGAATTGCGTGAGTATTACTCAGCTATTGAGGGCGCCTACCACTTTAACAAGAAATACTGGAACCAGATCTTCCTTGACGGAGATGTGGACGATAAACTGATAAAGAACCTCATCGACCATGCTTATGAGGAAGTACTAAAGAAGTTCACCAAGAAAATGCGTACCGAATATGATGCCCTGCCCTGA
- a CDS encoding AAA family ATPase codes for MNLANSTKLIPYGMTDFPAIIRNNYYYVDKTEYIRQIEQTARFFFFVRPRRFGKSLFLNMLECYYDCKTEKQFDELFGNLYVGKHPTPDRNKYLVLKMSFSCIVSDPEKMEASFNSNCDMIFTDFCLKYADLLPPDTLEMVQQKEVASEKLTAICLSLRRQGLKMYLILDEYDNFANNVLVNYGNTRYSALTHGDGFLRNFLKTVKDYTDRVVERMYITGVSPVTMDDLTSGFNIASNQSTNPVFNNMIGFTEAEVRELLEYYRQQGKIIHPVDELISMMKPWYDNYCFSGRSLKELPMYNSDMVLYFVNSYLSTQLPPENMLDTNCRTDYNKLRHLILIDKNFGKNASIIQEIITQGETVGRIKESFPAVEIAQTDNFKSLLFYYGMLTIAGTRGPMLQLIIPNQVVREQLYGYLADAYRTAGHMDLDVDELNQLMYGMAYSREWESYFQYIATRLKEQSSIRKFMEGEAHVKGFLLSYMGMNSYYITMPEYEMNKGFSDFYLIPNLPQLPDMPYSYAIEVKYCPRDTKDAEMEKLLEDAGMQLAQYVACPKVQAKKGTTEIIAIALVFRGWDLVKFKQIS; via the coding sequence ATGAATCTGGCAAATTCCACCAAGCTGATCCCTTACGGGATGACAGACTTTCCAGCAATTATCCGTAATAACTATTATTATGTCGATAAGACGGAATATATCAGACAGATAGAACAGACTGCCCGTTTCTTCTTTTTCGTCCGCCCCCGCCGTTTCGGAAAGAGTCTTTTCCTCAATATGCTGGAATGCTATTATGATTGTAAGACAGAAAAACAGTTTGATGAACTGTTTGGCAACTTATACGTGGGAAAACATCCTACCCCAGACCGCAACAAGTATCTTGTGCTGAAGATGAGCTTCTCCTGTATCGTCTCCGACCCGGAAAAAATGGAAGCCTCATTCAACAGTAACTGCGACATGATATTTACGGACTTTTGTCTGAAATATGCAGATTTACTGCCACCGGACACCCTTGAAATGGTACAACAAAAGGAAGTGGCTTCCGAGAAGCTGACCGCAATATGCCTGTCATTGCGGAGACAAGGCCTGAAGATGTACCTCATCCTCGACGAATACGACAATTTTGCCAACAACGTACTGGTCAACTACGGTAATACCCGTTATTCCGCCCTCACCCATGGCGACGGTTTTCTGCGGAACTTTCTCAAAACCGTCAAAGACTATACTGACAGGGTTGTGGAACGTATGTACATCACCGGTGTCAGCCCTGTAACGATGGACGATCTTACAAGTGGCTTCAATATCGCCAGCAATCAAAGCACCAACCCGGTATTCAACAACATGATCGGGTTCACTGAAGCCGAAGTACGGGAATTGCTGGAATACTACCGGCAGCAAGGAAAAATCATTCATCCCGTCGATGAGTTGATCAGCATGATGAAACCGTGGTATGATAATTACTGTTTTTCAGGTCGTTCACTAAAGGAACTGCCAATGTATAATTCAGATATGGTTCTCTACTTTGTGAACAGTTATTTAAGCACGCAACTGCCACCCGAAAACATGCTCGACACCAACTGCCGCACTGACTATAACAAACTGCGCCACCTCATCCTTATAGACAAAAACTTCGGCAAAAATGCCAGTATCATTCAAGAAATCATCACACAGGGTGAAACGGTTGGCAGGATAAAAGAGTCCTTCCCCGCCGTGGAGATAGCGCAAACGGATAATTTCAAGAGTCTGCTCTTCTATTACGGAATGCTGACAATAGCGGGTACACGCGGACCGATGCTGCAACTAATAATCCCCAACCAAGTGGTGCGCGAACAACTATACGGCTATCTGGCAGACGCATACCGCACCGCCGGACACATGGACCTGGATGTTGACGAACTAAATCAACTGATGTACGGCATGGCTTATTCCCGTGAATGGGAAAGCTACTTTCAATATATCGCCACCCGGCTAAAGGAACAAAGTTCCATCCGCAAATTCATGGAAGGTGAAGCGCACGTCAAGGGCTTTCTCCTCAGCTATATGGGCATGAACAGTTACTACATAACAATGCCCGAATACGAAATGAACAAAGGCTTCTCCGACTTCTACCTGATACCCAACCTTCCGCAACTGCCCGATATGCCGTACAGCTATGCCATTGAAGTGAAGTATTGCCCCCGCGACACCAAAGATGCAGAAATGGAGAAGTTGCTGGAAGATGCAGGAATGCAGTTGGCGCAATATGTAGCCTGTCCGAAAGTACAGGCAAAAAAAGGCACTACGGAAATTATCGCAATCGCCCTGGTATTCCGCGGATGGGATTTGGTGAAATTCAAGCAAATTTCGTAA
- a CDS encoding YraN family protein, producing MAAHNALGKAGEDTAVAYLECNGYTICHRNWRKNRLELDIVAVKDGQLIVVEVKTRSNTEYIEPQDAVNWQKVRHIVVAADAYIKHFSIDAPVRFDIITVVGEANAFKIEHIKDAFYPPMF from the coding sequence ATGGCAGCACACAATGCTCTCGGAAAGGCCGGAGAAGACACCGCAGTGGCGTATCTGGAATGTAACGGATACACCATCTGTCACCGTAATTGGCGAAAAAATCGTCTTGAGCTGGACATTGTGGCAGTCAAGGATGGACAATTAATCGTGGTGGAGGTAAAAACCCGCAGCAATACAGAATACATCGAACCGCAAGATGCCGTTAACTGGCAGAAAGTACGCCATATTGTAGTAGCCGCTGATGCTTACATCAAACATTTCAGTATTGATGCCCCTGTCCGCTTTGATATCATTACCGTTGTCGGTGAAGCTAATGCTTTTAAAATAGAACATATCAAAGATGCATTTTATCCACCAATGTTCTGA
- a CDS encoding nucleoside deaminase — translation MDDIYYMKQALIEARKASERGEVPVGAVVVCKDRIIARAHNLTETLTDVTAHAEMQAITAAASTLGGKYLNECTLYVTVEPCVMCAGAIAWAQMGRLVFGAGDEKRGYQRYASQALHPKTAVSQGILAEECAILMKDFFAAKRR, via the coding sequence ATGGACGATATCTATTATATGAAACAGGCGTTGATTGAAGCACGTAAGGCTTCCGAAAGAGGAGAAGTGCCCGTTGGCGCAGTCGTTGTATGCAAAGACCGTATTATAGCTCGCGCCCATAACTTAACAGAAACTTTGACTGATGTGACTGCTCACGCTGAAATGCAGGCTATTACTGCTGCAGCCTCTACTCTTGGCGGAAAATATCTGAATGAATGCACTCTCTATGTTACAGTAGAGCCTTGTGTCATGTGTGCAGGTGCAATTGCCTGGGCTCAGATGGGAAGGCTTGTATTTGGTGCCGGAGATGAGAAACGTGGATATCAGCGTTATGCATCTCAGGCCTTGCACCCGAAAACGGCAGTTTCACAGGGCATTCTCGCTGAAGAGTGTGCAATACTGATGAAGGATTTTTTTGCAGCAAAACGTCGTTGA
- a CDS encoding DUF4834 family protein, with the protein MFHILGFLFIIIVVILVIGLSIIGTVLRTVFGLGKRRSSSGTYQNGGGSYQSGGGYSFSGNQQQNASSQFNGETTSSENDIHRKHKKLFSKDEGEYVDFEEIKE; encoded by the coding sequence ATGTTTCACATCTTAGGATTTTTATTTATCATTATAGTCGTTATTCTGGTCATTGGACTCAGCATCATCGGCACCGTTCTCCGAACTGTTTTCGGATTGGGAAAGCGTCGTAGCTCTTCAGGTACTTACCAGAATGGCGGAGGTAGTTATCAATCCGGTGGAGGTTATTCTTTCTCGGGTAATCAGCAGCAGAACGCTTCTTCGCAGTTCAACGGAGAAACAACTTCCTCTGAAAATGATATACATAGAAAACATAAGAAACTGTTCTCTAAAGATGAAGGAGAATATGTGGATTTTGAAGAAATTAAGGAGTAA
- the pssA gene encoding CDP-diacylglycerol--serine O-phosphatidyltransferase: protein MPNCITRHIPNTLTCLNLFSGCIACVMAFEFKYEWALTFIIISAVFDFLDGMSARLLNAPSPIGKELDSLADDVSFGVVPSVIVFSLLRETTYPDWMSCFQEYVPYFAFLIAVFSALRLAKFNIDERQTSSFIGLNTPANTLFWAAAAAQYHDWLIQGGVILYGLLICIVLFSLLLVSEFPMFAFKLKNFSWEENKIRYLFLIVSIPLLIFVGLAAVIGWYIILCWFVRKKL from the coding sequence ATGCCTAACTGTATTACCCGCCATATCCCCAATACATTAACATGCCTGAATCTGTTCTCGGGCTGTATTGCATGTGTTATGGCTTTTGAGTTCAAGTATGAATGGGCTCTCACTTTCATTATTATCAGTGCTGTCTTTGATTTCCTTGACGGAATGTCAGCGCGGTTGTTGAATGCCCCTTCTCCTATCGGAAAAGAATTGGACTCTCTGGCAGATGACGTCAGTTTCGGAGTAGTACCCTCAGTAATTGTATTCTCTTTATTACGCGAAACTACTTATCCCGACTGGATGAGCTGTTTTCAGGAATATGTTCCCTATTTTGCTTTCCTCATTGCTGTTTTTTCAGCATTGCGCTTGGCTAAATTTAACATTGACGAACGTCAGACCAGCTCATTCATCGGCCTGAATACTCCTGCCAATACCTTGTTTTGGGCAGCAGCAGCGGCTCAATATCATGATTGGCTGATACAAGGTGGAGTAATCTTGTATGGTTTATTGATTTGTATCGTATTATTCTCTCTGTTACTGGTATCTGAATTCCCAATGTTCGCCTTCAAACTGAAGAATTTCTCTTGGGAAGAAAATAAAATCCGTTATTTGTTTTTGATAGTCAGCATTCCTTTGCTTATCTTCGTAGGACTTGCAGCTGTTATTGGCTGGTACATCATTTTGTGCTGGTTTGTAAGAAAGAAGCTCTAA
- a CDS encoding phosphatidylserine decarboxylase family protein — protein MSRLKKLKKIRIHREGTHTLAGSLLLLLVVNSALYFGLECKLPFYVVAVVSIVLYGMLVNFFRCPIRLFGQEDTEKIVVAPADGKIVVIEEVDENEYFHDRRLMISIFMSVINVHANWYPVDGTVKKVAHHNGKFMKAWLPKASTDNERSTVVIETPEGVEVMARQIAGAMARRIVTYAEPGEDCYIDEHMGFIKFGSRVDVYLPLGTEVFVKMGQTTTGNQTVIAKLK, from the coding sequence ATGAGTCGACTAAAAAAACTAAAAAAGATACGAATTCACCGTGAGGGGACACATACACTGGCCGGCAGTTTATTGTTGCTACTGGTTGTTAATTCCGCTCTCTACTTTGGATTAGAATGCAAATTGCCATTCTATGTCGTAGCTGTGGTAAGTATTGTCCTGTATGGAATGCTGGTGAATTTTTTCCGATGCCCTATCCGCCTGTTTGGTCAGGAAGACACCGAGAAGATTGTGGTGGCACCTGCCGATGGTAAAATAGTAGTCATAGAAGAAGTGGATGAAAATGAATACTTCCACGATCGTCGGCTTATGATTTCCATCTTTATGAGTGTTATCAATGTACACGCTAACTGGTATCCGGTAGACGGAACCGTGAAGAAAGTAGCCCATCACAACGGAAAGTTCATGAAAGCCTGGTTACCGAAAGCCAGTACGGACAACGAACGTTCCACAGTGGTAATTGAAACTCCCGAAGGTGTAGAAGTAATGGCACGTCAGATTGCCGGAGCGATGGCACGGCGCATCGTCACCTATGCCGAACCCGGTGAAGACTGTTATATAGATGAACACATGGGCTTTATCAAGTTCGGCTCCCGTGTAGATGTATATCTCCCGTTGGGTACAGAAGTATTCGTAAAGATGGGACAAACTACTACAGGAAACCAGACTGTGATAGCCAAACTAAAATAA
- the dnaE gene encoding DNA polymerase III subunit alpha, whose protein sequence is MQDFVHLHVHTQYSLLDGQASVSALVDKAMKDGMKGIAVTDHGNMFGIKEFTNYVNKKNSGPKGEIKDLKKRIAGIESGEIACEDKDAELADCRAKLAEAENKLFKPIIGCEMYVARRTMDKKEGKPDQSGWHLIVLAKNEKGYHNLIKLVSRAWTNGYYMRPRTDRNELEKYHEGLIVCSACIGGEVPKKILNDQLEDAEEAVRWYKNLFGEDYYLELQRHKATVPRANHEAYPLQQRANAKLIEFAQKYNIKLICSNDVHFVNEEHAEAHDRLICLSTGKDLDDPKRMLYTKQEWMKTKAEMNELFADIPEALSNTLEILNKVEYYSIDHAPIMPTFAIPEDFGTEEGYRQKYTEKDLFDEFTQDENGNVVLSEEDAKAKIKRLGGYEKLYRIKLEADYLAKLTFDGAKVFYGDPLSEEVMERLKFELHIMKTMGFPGYFLIVQDFIAAGRNMGVSIGPGRGSAAGSAVAYCLQITKIDPIKYDLLFERFLNPDRISLPDIDIDFDDDGRGEVLRWVTQKYGQEKVAHIITYGTMATKLAIKDVARVQKLPLSESDRLAKLVPDKIPDKKLNLRNAIDYVPELQAAEASPDPLVRDTLKYAKMLEGNVRGTGVHACGTIICRDDITDWVPVSTADDKETGEKMLVTQYEGSVIEDTGLIKMDFLGLKTLSIIKEAVENVRLHRGLRLNIDRVPIDDPATYKLYSDGRTIGTFQFESAGMQKYLRELQPSTFEDLIAMNALYRPGPMDYIPDFIDRKHGRKPIEYDIPVMEKYLKDTYGITVYQEQVMLLSRLLADFTRGESDALRKAMGKKLRDKLDHMKPKFVEGGRKNGHDPKVLEKIWGDWEKFASYAFNKSHATCYSWVAYQTAYLKANYPAEYMAAVMSRSLSNITDITKLMDECKAMGIKVLGPDVNESNLKFTVNPEGNIRFGLGAVKGVGEGAVLNIMEEREKNGPFKGIFDFVQRVNLTACNKKNLECLALAGGFDEFPELKREQYFAVNSKNEVFLETLVRYGNRYQADQAAAANSLFGGENVVDIATPEIPEAERWSDLDRLNRERDLVGIYLSAHPLDEYSVVLQHVCNTRMAELEDKAALAGREITMGGIVTSVRRGISKNGNPYGIAKIEDYSGSAELPFFGNDWVTYQGYLGERTFLFIKARCQPKQWRQDELEVKITSMELLPDVKEKLISKITILIPLSVLNQALVTELAALMKGNPGTTELYFKVSDPDTKTVVDMISRPVKLSVGRELISYLNDRPELEFRIN, encoded by the coding sequence ATGCAGGATTTTGTTCATTTGCACGTTCATACCCAGTACTCCCTTCTCGATGGTCAGGCCAGCGTAAGCGCGTTGGTGGACAAGGCTATGAAGGATGGAATGAAAGGGATAGCCGTGACTGACCACGGCAATATGTTCGGCATTAAGGAGTTCACTAATTACGTTAATAAAAAGAATAGCGGGCCGAAAGGAGAGATTAAGGACCTCAAAAAACGGATAGCCGGTATTGAAAGTGGTGAGATAGCTTGCGAAGACAAAGACGCGGAACTTGCTGATTGTCGCGCAAAGCTTGCGGAGGCGGAAAATAAATTGTTCAAGCCGATAATCGGTTGTGAGATGTATGTGGCGCGCCGCACCATGGATAAGAAAGAAGGTAAACCCGACCAGAGCGGTTGGCACTTGATTGTGTTGGCTAAGAATGAGAAAGGATACCATAATCTGATAAAACTGGTATCCAGAGCCTGGACAAATGGATATTATATGCGTCCGCGTACTGACCGTAACGAATTGGAAAAGTATCATGAAGGCTTGATTGTCTGTTCGGCCTGTATCGGCGGTGAAGTACCTAAAAAGATACTCAACGACCAATTGGAAGATGCGGAAGAAGCTGTGCGTTGGTACAAGAATCTTTTCGGTGAAGATTATTATCTGGAGTTGCAACGCCACAAGGCAACCGTGCCCCGTGCCAATCACGAAGCTTATCCGCTACAACAGAGGGCGAATGCCAAGCTGATAGAGTTTGCCCAAAAATACAATATTAAACTTATTTGCTCCAACGACGTTCATTTTGTAAACGAGGAACATGCTGAGGCACACGATCGTTTGATTTGTCTGAGTACGGGTAAAGATCTGGATGACCCTAAACGCATGCTTTATACCAAACAGGAGTGGATGAAGACAAAAGCTGAAATGAATGAATTATTTGCAGACATTCCCGAGGCTTTGTCCAATACGCTGGAAATCCTGAATAAGGTAGAATATTATTCAATCGATCATGCGCCTATCATGCCAACTTTTGCTATTCCTGAAGATTTCGGAACAGAAGAAGGGTATCGGCAAAAATATACTGAGAAGGATTTGTTTGATGAGTTCACTCAGGATGAAAATGGCAATGTGGTATTAAGTGAGGAGGATGCTAAGGCGAAAATCAAACGTTTAGGCGGATATGAAAAATTATATCGTATTAAACTAGAGGCGGACTATCTTGCCAAACTAACTTTTGACGGTGCTAAAGTCTTTTATGGTGACCCTTTGTCTGAAGAAGTAATGGAGCGATTGAAGTTTGAACTTCACATTATGAAGACAATGGGTTTCCCGGGATACTTCCTTATTGTACAGGACTTTATTGCCGCAGGGCGTAATATGGGTGTTTCGATAGGTCCGGGACGTGGATCAGCGGCCGGTTCGGCAGTGGCGTATTGCTTGCAGATTACGAAGATTGACCCCATTAAATATGATTTGCTGTTTGAGCGTTTCCTGAATCCCGACCGTATCTCCTTGCCTGATATCGATATCGATTTTGATGATGACGGACGTGGTGAAGTGCTTCGCTGGGTGACACAAAAGTATGGTCAGGAAAAAGTGGCGCATATCATTACGTATGGTACGATGGCTACCAAACTTGCTATCAAGGACGTGGCCCGTGTGCAGAAACTTCCCCTGTCGGAGTCTGACCGTCTGGCCAAACTGGTTCCCGATAAGATACCTGATAAAAAGCTGAACCTGAGGAACGCCATTGATTATGTTCCTGAATTGCAGGCGGCTGAGGCTTCTCCCGATCCTTTGGTGCGTGATACGCTGAAATATGCCAAAATGCTGGAAGGTAATGTACGCGGTACTGGTGTGCATGCCTGTGGTACAATTATTTGTCGTGACGACATTACCGATTGGGTACCTGTAAGTACAGCCGATGATAAAGAAACGGGCGAAAAGATGCTTGTTACCCAATATGAAGGTTCGGTAATTGAAGATACGGGTTTGATCAAGATGGACTTCCTGGGATTGAAAACATTGTCGATCATCAAGGAAGCGGTTGAGAATGTGCGTTTGCACCGCGGTTTAAGGTTGAATATAGACAGAGTGCCTATTGACGATCCCGCCACCTACAAGCTATATAGTGATGGGCGTACTATTGGTACGTTCCAGTTTGAATCTGCCGGTATGCAGAAATATCTGCGTGAGTTGCAACCTTCTACTTTTGAAGACTTGATTGCAATGAATGCTCTCTATCGTCCGGGACCTATGGATTATATCCCGGATTTTATTGACCGTAAGCATGGACGGAAACCGATTGAGTACGATATTCCTGTTATGGAGAAATACCTGAAGGATACGTATGGTATTACGGTATATCAGGAACAGGTGATGCTTTTGTCCCGTCTGTTGGCTGACTTCACTCGTGGTGAGTCCGATGCCCTGCGTAAAGCAATGGGTAAAAAGCTACGTGACAAACTGGATCACATGAAACCTAAGTTCGTTGAAGGCGGACGCAAGAACGGACATGATCCGAAAGTACTTGAAAAGATTTGGGGAGACTGGGAAAAGTTTGCATCCTATGCTTTTAACAAGTCTCATGCTACTTGCTATTCATGGGTAGCTTATCAGACGGCTTATCTGAAAGCAAATTACCCCGCCGAGTATATGGCAGCCGTAATGAGCCGAAGTTTGTCGAACATTACCGATATCACTAAGCTGATGGACGAATGTAAGGCTATGGGCATCAAAGTTCTTGGTCCGGATGTGAATGAGAGTAATCTGAAGTTCACTGTTAACCCGGAAGGAAATATCCGTTTTGGTCTTGGTGCAGTGAAAGGCGTGGGCGAAGGTGCCGTGCTGAATATCATGGAAGAACGTGAGAAGAATGGTCCTTTCAAAGGTATATTCGACTTTGTGCAACGCGTCAATCTGACAGCTTGTAATAAGAAGAATCTGGAATGTCTTGCTTTGGCAGGAGGTTTCGATGAATTTCCGGAGTTGAAACGCGAGCAATATTTTGCCGTGAACTCTAAGAATGAAGTTTTCTTGGAAACTTTGGTACGTTATGGTAACCGTTATCAGGCAGATCAGGCGGCTGCCGCCAATTCCTTGTTCGGTGGTGAGAATGTAGTTGACATAGCTACTCCCGAAATTCCTGAAGCTGAACGTTGGAGTGATCTGGATCGTCTGAACAGGGAACGTGATCTGGTGGGTATCTATCTTTCCGCTCATCCGCTGGATGAATATTCGGTTGTGTTGCAACATGTTTGCAATACGCGTATGGCTGAACTGGAAGACAAAGCGGCACTTGCCGGACGTGAAATAACGATGGGAGGAATTGTAACTTCTGTACGCCGGGGTATCAGTAAGAATGGTAATCCTTACGGCATAGCCAAGATTGAAGACTATTCCGGTTCGGCGGAACTTCCTTTCTTTGGTAATGACTGGGTGACCTATCAGGGGTATCTGGGTGAACGTACTTTCCTCTTTATAAAAGCGCGTTGCCAGCCTAAACAGTGGCGGCAGGATGAATTAGAAGTAAAAATTACCTCTATGGAATTGTTGCCGGATGTAAAGGAGAAGTTGATTTCCAAAATCACCATTCTGATACCGCTTTCCGTGTTGAACCAGGCTTTGGTTACAGAGCTTGCAGCGCTAATGAAAGGGAATCCCGGAACGACGGAACTTTATTTCAAAGTGAGCGATCCTGATACTAAGACAGTGGTGGATATGATTTCACGTCCGGTGAAACTTTCCGTAGGACGTGAGTTAATCTCTTATTTAAATGACCGCCCGGAACTGGAATTCCGGATAAATTAG
- the trxA gene encoding thioredoxin, with protein sequence MALEITDSNYKEILAEGKPVVIDFWAPWCGPCKMVGPIIEELAETYEGQVLIGKCDVDENGDVAAEYGIRNIPTVLFFKNGELVDKQVGSASKSAFDDKIKKMLL encoded by the coding sequence ATGGCTTTAGAAATTACAGACAGCAACTATAAGGAGATCCTTGCAGAGGGTAAACCTGTAGTGATTGACTTTTGGGCTCCGTGGTGTGGTCCTTGTAAAATGGTAGGTCCTATCATTGAAGAATTGGCAGAAACGTACGAAGGACAGGTTCTCATCGGTAAGTGCGATGTAGACGAAAATGGCGATGTAGCTGCTGAATACGGTATTCGTAACATCCCTACTGTACTATTCTTCAAAAACGGTGAGTTGGTTGACAAACAGGTAGGTTCTGCTTCCAAATCAGCTTTTGATGATAAGATAAAAAAAATGCTCCTCTAA